In the Streptomyces sp. NBC_00525 genome, one interval contains:
- a CDS encoding non-ribosomal peptide synthetase/MFS transporter: MSETTTTPAGLSDAKRALLSRRLRAGRGTASRPAVPRRPDGTVPPLSFAQERLWFMEQFAPGTGAYNIPVARRLRGELDREALAHALDTVVARHETLRSRYPATDDGRPVLEIAEPAPVPLPLTEAADEEHAARLVDEAGALPFDLAAGPLLRALLVRLGDREHILLLVVHHSVSDGWSSEILISEILRCYTARLEGDDDPLGELPVRYGDFAQWQRDRLTGDALAAEVAYWAGELAGVEPLVLPTARPRPARQTFDGAGYGFQVDRELLDRLAALGKTHGATLHMVLLAAFQELLARYSGQREFAVGSPVAGRPEPELEGLIGMFVNVLPLRARLDGDPTFATLLERTRETCLEAYAHQELPFAQLVTELNVPRDVSRSPVFQAVLAVQNYATGRQTSAGPGPAVENYGLRASGTRFDVELFLMEWPDGLRGAFNYNTDLFGEADIARLAAHLDRLLHAVADRPDIPLSALDLLSDDERALETVQFNRTDRPVPADATLVSLIGEQIARTPDAVAVTADDRSLSYAELDAAADRIAARLRAAGTGPGDVVAVGAERSPELVAALLAVQRTGACYTPLDTEYPADRLAFMLDDSGARVLLTQRAVPVPEGCRAIVLYLDDADPLDGSAPNAAPDTPGPTPDDPAYLIYTSGSTGRPKGVPNTHRAVVNRLLWMQRSYPIGPDDSVLQKTPAGFDVSVWEFFWPLITGARLVLARPGGQKDTAYLSELIRSAPVTVAHFVPSMLPLFLAEEGAGHCTDLRRVVCSGEALPPDTARAFHEVLPGCALANLYGPTEAAIDVCAWECEERPDVVPIGFPVDNLRLYVLDRALRPVPPGAPGEIHIAGTGVALGYHRRPGLTARQFVPDPYGPPGSRLYRTGDLGRRRPDGALEHLGRIDQQVKLRGLRIEPGEIEAALRALPPITEAAVVVREDSPGDKRLAAYLVTGDGQPAPDPQDLRTALKQVLPDYMVPVSFTALPALPLTANGKLDRRALPAPQIHRTGGAASAAQTPAEHVLAAIWSEVLGLDEVGADEDFFDLGGHSLLATQVVARARRLLPEAGAQPVSVMDLFTCRTVRDLAALADLPEDARGPRRLLHRLTPQAPAGRLRATLVCVPYGGGSAVVYQPVADLLPEGYELWSVAIPGHDVGVTEEHLPFGELAENLAAEIRERVHGPLIVYGHCGVGTALAVATARLLEASGRTLEAVYAGAQFPFAKPRGRVLGALSKVASLEALLGNRVYVNWLTGMGVDTSQLDREQTAFIVGNMRRDSQAAEEYFTGAIADVEAGAPRLRAPLVSLVGDRDPAADFYQERYREWLLLAERSAVAVIDQGGHFFVKYRAAEVAEAVTSVHEAIGRGDTATLPARSPDAAWWFHAETGPPDRAPEALDRTPETPDRTPETPGRRPEPPDRTGKARETAPAPGAARFVAVVLGQLGSIVGSALTEFALPIWILLETGSLTRFALYSVVAMLPGIVVGPLAGAVVDRFDRRKVMLAGDIAAGLSQVAMLCLLLGGALDTWYLYLLLGGLSVALTFQRLAYNSAIPQLVPKRYLGHANGVVQLAFGAAQFVVPLVAVALMAGIGLRGILILDIASYVVAVAVLVCVRFPRTLPWTRREPVVEEIKQGFAYTWRHRGFRSMLLWFAALNLFLSPLFLLVTPLVLSFDTLDGAAAVATAGGAGAVTGGILMGVWGGPRRHRVRGMLALAGVFALAGAVTGLRADLWVIGAGAFGMSCCIGLVNGVYSTIVQVKVPQRFHGRVFALNTMVAWSTLPIGHGLVAPLGARLFDPLMTDDGALAGTVGRVLGTGPGRGIGLMYLLCCVAMLALVALALRLPALARFDLDVPDAEPDDLIGLRERAAALAASASDSALAASASRAEAVPAGADR; this comes from the coding sequence ATGAGCGAGACCACCACCACCCCCGCAGGACTCTCCGACGCCAAGCGCGCCCTGCTCAGCCGCCGGCTGCGGGCCGGCCGCGGCACCGCCTCCCGGCCCGCCGTGCCCCGGCGCCCTGACGGCACCGTACCGCCGCTCTCCTTCGCTCAGGAGCGCCTCTGGTTCATGGAGCAGTTCGCGCCCGGCACCGGCGCGTACAACATCCCCGTGGCCCGCAGACTGCGCGGCGAACTGGACCGGGAAGCACTGGCACACGCCCTGGACACCGTGGTCGCCCGGCACGAAACGCTCCGCTCCCGCTACCCGGCCACCGACGACGGCCGCCCCGTCCTGGAGATCGCCGAACCGGCCCCCGTACCGCTGCCGCTCACGGAGGCGGCGGACGAGGAGCACGCGGCCCGGCTGGTGGACGAGGCGGGGGCGCTGCCCTTCGACCTCGCGGCCGGACCCCTGCTGCGCGCCCTGCTGGTGCGCCTCGGCGACCGCGAGCACATCCTGCTGCTCGTCGTCCACCACAGCGTCAGCGACGGCTGGTCCAGCGAGATCCTGATCTCCGAGATCCTGCGCTGCTACACGGCCCGCCTCGAAGGGGACGACGACCCCCTCGGTGAACTCCCCGTACGCTACGGCGACTTCGCGCAGTGGCAGCGCGACCGGCTGACCGGCGACGCCCTCGCCGCCGAAGTCGCCTACTGGGCCGGGGAACTCGCCGGAGTCGAACCGCTCGTCCTGCCCACCGCCCGGCCGCGCCCGGCACGGCAGACCTTCGACGGTGCCGGCTACGGCTTCCAGGTCGACCGCGAGCTGCTCGACCGGCTCGCCGCCCTCGGCAAGACCCACGGCGCCACCCTCCACATGGTGCTGCTCGCCGCCTTCCAGGAACTCCTCGCCCGGTACAGCGGGCAGCGGGAGTTCGCCGTGGGATCACCCGTCGCCGGCCGCCCCGAGCCCGAACTCGAGGGCCTGATCGGCATGTTCGTCAACGTGCTGCCCCTGCGCGCCCGGCTCGACGGCGACCCCACCTTCGCCACCCTGCTGGAACGCACCCGCGAAACCTGCCTGGAGGCGTACGCCCACCAGGAGCTGCCGTTCGCCCAGCTGGTCACCGAACTCAACGTGCCGCGCGACGTCTCCCGCTCCCCGGTGTTCCAGGCGGTCCTCGCCGTACAGAACTACGCCACCGGGCGCCAGACCTCCGCCGGTCCGGGACCGGCCGTCGAGAACTACGGGCTGCGCGCCTCCGGCACCCGGTTCGACGTCGAGCTGTTCCTCATGGAGTGGCCGGACGGGCTGCGCGGCGCCTTCAACTACAACACCGACCTCTTCGGCGAGGCGGACATCGCCCGGCTCGCCGCCCACCTCGACCGGCTGCTGCACGCGGTGGCCGACCGCCCCGACATACCGCTGTCCGCACTCGACCTGCTCTCCGACGACGAACGCGCTCTGGAGACCGTGCAGTTCAACCGCACCGATCGGCCGGTCCCGGCCGACGCCACTCTGGTCTCCCTCATCGGCGAGCAGATCGCACGCACCCCCGACGCCGTCGCCGTCACCGCCGACGACCGCAGCCTCAGCTACGCCGAACTCGACGCCGCCGCCGACCGCATCGCCGCCCGGCTGCGCGCGGCGGGCACCGGCCCCGGCGACGTCGTCGCAGTAGGTGCGGAACGCTCCCCGGAACTCGTCGCCGCGCTCCTCGCCGTCCAGCGCACCGGCGCCTGCTACACCCCGCTGGACACCGAATACCCCGCCGACCGGCTCGCGTTCATGCTCGACGACAGCGGCGCCCGAGTACTCCTCACCCAGCGCGCCGTCCCGGTCCCCGAAGGCTGCCGGGCCATCGTGCTGTACCTCGACGACGCCGACCCGCTCGACGGGAGCGCTCCCAATGCCGCGCCGGACACGCCGGGGCCGACGCCCGACGACCCCGCGTACCTCATCTACACCTCCGGCTCCACCGGCCGCCCCAAGGGCGTGCCCAACACCCACCGCGCCGTCGTCAACCGCCTCCTGTGGATGCAGCGGAGCTACCCCATCGGGCCCGACGACTCCGTACTGCAGAAGACCCCGGCCGGCTTCGACGTGTCCGTCTGGGAGTTCTTCTGGCCGCTCATAACCGGCGCCCGGCTCGTCCTGGCCCGCCCCGGCGGCCAGAAGGACACCGCCTACCTGAGCGAACTCATCCGCTCCGCACCCGTCACCGTCGCCCACTTCGTCCCCTCCATGCTGCCCCTCTTCCTCGCCGAGGAGGGCGCCGGACACTGCACGGACCTGCGCCGCGTCGTGTGCAGCGGCGAGGCACTGCCGCCCGACACCGCGCGCGCCTTCCACGAGGTGCTGCCCGGCTGCGCCCTGGCCAACCTGTACGGACCGACCGAGGCGGCGATCGACGTCTGCGCCTGGGAGTGCGAGGAGCGGCCCGACGTCGTCCCGATCGGCTTCCCCGTCGACAACCTCCGCCTCTACGTCCTGGACCGGGCACTGCGGCCGGTGCCTCCGGGGGCGCCCGGCGAGATCCACATCGCGGGGACCGGGGTCGCCCTCGGCTACCACCGCAGACCGGGGCTGACCGCCCGCCAGTTCGTCCCCGACCCCTACGGCCCGCCGGGCTCCCGCCTCTACCGCACCGGCGACCTCGGCCGCCGCCGCCCCGACGGGGCACTCGAACACCTCGGGCGCATCGACCAGCAGGTCAAGCTGCGTGGGCTGCGCATCGAACCCGGCGAGATCGAGGCGGCCCTGCGCGCCCTGCCGCCCATCACCGAGGCGGCCGTCGTCGTACGCGAGGACAGTCCGGGGGACAAGCGGCTCGCCGCCTACCTCGTCACCGGGGACGGACAGCCCGCCCCCGACCCGCAGGACCTGCGCACCGCGCTCAAGCAGGTGCTGCCCGACTACATGGTGCCGGTCTCCTTCACCGCGCTGCCCGCCCTGCCGCTCACCGCCAACGGCAAACTCGACCGCCGCGCGCTGCCCGCCCCGCAGATCCACCGGACCGGCGGCGCAGCGAGCGCGGCGCAGACCCCGGCGGAGCATGTGCTCGCCGCGATCTGGTCCGAGGTGCTCGGCCTGGACGAGGTCGGCGCCGACGAGGACTTCTTCGACCTCGGCGGCCACTCGCTCCTCGCCACCCAGGTCGTCGCCCGCGCCCGCAGACTCCTCCCCGAGGCGGGCGCCCAGCCGGTCAGCGTCATGGACCTGTTCACCTGCCGCACGGTCAGGGACCTGGCCGCCCTCGCCGACCTCCCCGAGGACGCACGGGGCCCGCGCAGGCTGCTGCACCGCCTCACCCCGCAGGCCCCCGCCGGCCGACTGCGCGCCACCCTGGTGTGCGTCCCGTACGGCGGCGGCAGCGCGGTCGTCTACCAGCCCGTCGCCGACCTCCTGCCCGAGGGCTACGAACTGTGGTCCGTCGCCATACCCGGCCATGACGTCGGGGTCACGGAGGAACACCTGCCCTTCGGGGAACTCGCGGAGAACCTGGCCGCCGAGATCCGCGAACGCGTCCACGGACCACTCATCGTGTACGGGCACTGCGGCGTCGGCACCGCGCTCGCCGTGGCGACCGCACGCCTCCTGGAGGCGTCGGGCCGCACACTCGAAGCGGTGTACGCGGGAGCCCAGTTCCCCTTCGCCAAACCACGCGGCCGGGTGCTCGGCGCCCTGTCCAAGGTGGCGTCCCTGGAAGCGCTCCTCGGCAACCGCGTGTACGTCAACTGGCTCACCGGGATGGGCGTGGACACCTCCCAGCTCGACCGGGAGCAGACCGCGTTCATCGTGGGCAACATGCGCCGCGACAGCCAGGCCGCCGAGGAGTACTTCACCGGTGCGATCGCCGACGTGGAGGCCGGGGCGCCCCGGCTGCGGGCCCCGCTGGTGTCGCTCGTCGGCGACCGCGACCCGGCCGCCGACTTCTACCAGGAGCGCTACCGGGAGTGGCTGCTGCTCGCGGAGCGCTCGGCGGTCGCGGTCATCGACCAGGGCGGCCACTTCTTCGTGAAGTACCGGGCCGCCGAGGTCGCCGAAGCGGTGACCTCCGTGCACGAGGCGATCGGCCGGGGCGACACGGCGACCCTGCCCGCGCGCTCCCCGGACGCGGCATGGTGGTTCCACGCCGAGACCGGGCCGCCGGACCGTGCACCGGAAGCCCTGGACCGTACGCCGGAAACCCCGGACCGTACGCCGGAAACCCCGGGCCGTAGACCGGAGCCCCCGGACCGCACGGGAAAGGCGCGGGAGACCGCCCCCGCGCCCGGCGCCGCTCGCTTCGTCGCCGTGGTGCTCGGGCAGCTGGGCTCGATCGTGGGGTCCGCGCTCACCGAGTTCGCGCTGCCCATCTGGATTCTCCTGGAGACCGGCTCCCTGACCCGGTTCGCGCTGTACTCGGTCGTCGCCATGCTGCCCGGCATCGTCGTCGGACCACTGGCCGGCGCGGTCGTGGACCGGTTCGACCGCCGGAAGGTGATGCTCGCCGGCGACATCGCGGCGGGGCTGAGTCAGGTCGCCATGCTGTGCCTGCTGCTCGGCGGCGCGCTCGACACCTGGTATCTGTACCTGCTGCTCGGCGGCCTCTCCGTGGCGCTCACCTTCCAGCGCCTCGCGTACAACTCGGCCATCCCGCAACTGGTCCCCAAGCGCTACCTCGGACACGCCAACGGCGTCGTCCAACTCGCCTTCGGCGCGGCACAGTTCGTCGTCCCCCTGGTTGCGGTGGCGCTGATGGCCGGGATCGGGCTGCGCGGCATTCTGATCCTGGACATCGCGAGCTACGTCGTCGCCGTCGCCGTACTGGTGTGCGTCAGGTTCCCCCGTACGCTGCCCTGGACCCGCCGGGAACCCGTCGTCGAGGAGATCAAACAGGGCTTCGCCTACACCTGGCGCCACCGGGGTTTCCGCTCCATGCTCCTCTGGTTTGCCGCGCTCAACCTTTTCCTCTCCCCGCTCTTCCTGCTGGTGACGCCGCTCGTGCTGTCCTTCGACACCCTGGACGGGGCGGCGGCGGTGGCCACGGCGGGCGGCGCCGGCGCCGTCACGGGCGGCATCCTCATGGGCGTCTGGGGCGGGCCCCGCAGGCACCGGGTACGCGGCATGCTGGCGCTCGCCGGAGTGTTCGCGCTCGCCGGTGCGGTGACCGGGCTGCGCGCCGACCTCTGGGTCATCGGAGCCGGTGCCTTCGGGATGTCCTGC